From Equus przewalskii isolate Varuska chromosome 7, EquPr2, whole genome shotgun sequence, one genomic window encodes:
- the SSH1 gene encoding protein phosphatase Slingshot homolog 1 isoform X3 translates to MWIHLGKPDNSSLEITQRNSRAGLLEAGSDEDRKLNLSLSESFFMVKGAALFLQQGSSPQGQRSLQHPHKHAGDLPQHLQVMINLLRCEDRIKLAVRLESAWAERVRYMVVVDSSGRQDTEESILLGVDFSSKESKSCTIGMVLRLWSDTKIHLDGDGGFSVSTAGRMHVFKPVSVQAMWSALQVLHKACEVARRHNYFPGGVALIWATYYESCISSEQSCINEWNAMQDLESTRPDSPALFVDKPTERERTERLIKARLRSIMMSQDLENVTSKEIRNELEKQMNCNLKEFKEFIDNEMLLILGQMDKPSLIFDHLYLGSEWNASNLEELQGSGVDYILNVTREIDNFFPGLFAYHNIRVYDEETTDLLAHWNEAYHFINKAKRNHSKCLVHCKMGVSRSASTVIAYAMKEFGWPLEKAYNYVKQRRSIARPNAGFMRQLSEYEGILDASKQRHNKLWRQQTESCLQQPVDDPAEPGDFLPETLDGTPEAQLPCVDDAAPPGFPSSRPPGGPTLPCCFRRLSDPLLHSPSDETGNLVQLEDLERDALLEEAAQPAEAHKPARHPQEGPGLSEKEVKKKLEFGSPKARGGSLLQVEEVDKEEALGAGRWGRPPAQLDQNLLNRENLNNNNSKRSCPDDFEHDAIFGILNKVKPPYKSCADCMYPAARSAAEACGERRENPAAPAICTQPTFLPHLTSSPVAHTSGRSRALEKLTSGLTETPPLLPPAGSRPDASGSEAPASLLEPSRETPKALPKSLLLKNSHCDRSPPGVEAAKEESPPKKDAKPAKDLRLLFSKESEKPTASSYLMQHQESIIQLQKAGLVRKHTKELERLTVTPAEPASPLRDGPTSRLEASIPEESQDPAPGPQPGPPASPRQAGSEKSEASPPPLEGASLKSPPPSLCRLDHTSHFSKDFLRTICYTPTSSSMSSNLTRSSSSDSIHSVRGKPGLVKQRTQEIETRLRLAGLTVSSPLKRSHSLAKLGSLNFSTEDLSGEADGSTPADSQGAKLSASSFLHEPQAAPRNPAAASRLSGKSAAENLKSPSWASKS, encoded by the exons GTGACTTGCCCCAACATCTTCAAGTAATGATCAACCTTCTGCGTTGTGAAGATAGAATCAAGCTG GCCGTGCGCCTGGAGAGCGCCTGGGCGGAGCGGGTCCGGTACATGGTGGTGGTGGACAGCAGCGGGCGCCAGGACACGGAGGAGAGCATCCTGCTGGGCGTCGACTTTTCCAGTAAGGAAAG TAAAAGCTGTACCATTGGGATGGTTCTCCGACTGTGGAGCGACACGAAAATCCACCTTGATGGAGACGG CGGGTTCAGTGTCAGCACAGCAGGCAGGATGCACGTGTTCAAGCCCGTGTCTGTCCAGGCCATGTG gTCTGCCCTGCAGGTCCTTCACAAGGCCTGCGAAGTGGCACGAAGGCACAACTACTTCCCCGGTGGTGTGGCTCTCATCTGGGCCACCTACTATGAGAGCTGCATCAGCTCTGAGCAGAGCTGCATCAACGAGTGGAACGCCATGCAGGACCTGGAGTCCACGCGGCCCGACTCCCCGGCCCTGTTTGTTGACAA GCCAACTGAAAGGGAAAGGACGGAGCGCCTCATCAAAGCCCGACTCCGGAGCATCATGATGAGCCAGGATCTGGAGAACGTGACCTCCAAAGAA ATCCGTAATGAATTAGAGAAACAGATGAACTGTAACTTGAAAGAATTCAAGGAATTCATAGACAACGAGATGCTCCTCATCCTGGGACAGATGGACAAGCCCTCCCTCATCTTTGATCATCTTTATCTT GGCTCTGAATGGAATGCGTCCAATCTGGAGGAACTGCAGGGCTCAGG TGTTGACTACATTTTAAATGTCACTAGAGAGatagataatttttttcctggcttATTTGCATATCATAACATCCGGGTCTACGATGAAGAGACAACAGACCTTCTTGCCCACTGGAACGAAGCGTACCATTTTATAAACAAGGCCAA GAGGAACCACTCCAAGTGCCTGGTACACTGCAAAATGGGGGTGAGCCGGTCTGCTTCCACGGTCATAGCCTACGCCATGAAGGAGTTCGGCTGGCCGCTGGAGAAGGCCTACAACTATGTGAAACAGAGACGCAGCATCGCGCGCCCCAACGCCGGCTTCATGAGGCAGCTGTCTGAGTATGAGGGCATCTTGGACGCGAG CAAACAACGGCACAACAAGCTGTGGCGCCAGCAGACCGAGAGCTGCCTGCAGCAGCCTGTGGATGACCCTGCGGAGCCAGGGGACTTCTTGCCAGAGACCCTGGATGGCACCCCGGAAGCCCAGTTGCCCTGCGTGGACGATGCTGCCCCGCCTGGCTTCCCGAGCAGCAGGCCCCCAGGAGGCCCCACTCTCCCATGCTGTTTCCGGCGACTCTCAGACCCCCTCCTGCACTCCCCCAGCGATGAGACTGGCAACTTGGTGCAGCTGGAGGATCTGGAGAGAGATGCTCTGTTGGAGGAAGCAGCCCAGCCAGCAGAGGCGCACAAGCCAGCCAGACATCCCCAGGAAGGTCCTGGACTCTCTGAGAAGGAAGTGAAGAAGAAACTAGAGTTTGGGAGCCCCAAAGCCCGGGGCGGCTCTTTGCTGCAGGTGGAGGAGGTGGACAAGGAGGAggccctgggagcagggaggtgggggcggCCCCCAGCCCAGCTCGATCAAAACCTGCTCAACCGGGAAAAcctaaataataacaacagcaagaGGAGCTGCCCGGATGACTTTGAG CACGACGCCATATTTGGGATCCTGAACAAAGTAAAGCCTCCCTACAAGTCCTGTGCCGACTGCATGTACCCTGCCGCCCGCAGTGCCGCTGAGGCCTGCGGGGAGCGACGCGAGAACCCCGCCGCACCGGCTATCTGCACCCAGCCCACCTTCCTGCCCCACCTCACGTCTTCCCCTGTGGCCCACACGTCCGGCCGGTCCCGAGCATTGGAGAAGCTGACCTCCGGCCTGACCGAGACGCCCCCATTGCTGCCACCAGCAGGCTCGAGGCCAGATGCCAGTGGCTCAGAGGCACCAGCTAGCCTTTTGGAACCTTCTAGAGAGACCCCAAAAGCCCTGCCGAAGTCCCTCCTTTTGAAGAATTCTCACTGTGATAGGAGCCCTCCGGGTGTGGAAGCAGCGAAAGAAGAATCGCCACCCAAGAAAGATGCGAAGCCGGCCAAGGACCTGCGGCTCCTGTTCAGTAAAGAATCCGAGAAACCAACCGCCAGCAGCTACTTGATGCAGCACCAGGAGTCCATCATCCAGCTGCAGAAGGCGGGCCTGGTCCGCAAGCACACCAAAGAGCTGGAGAGGTTAACGGTCACACCTGCGGAGCCCGCGTCTCCCCTCAGGGACGGCCCCACCAGCAGGCTGGAGGCCAGCATCCCCGAGGAGAGCCAGGACCCAGCTCCTGGCCCTCAGCCAGGGCCCCCGGCTTCGCCCAGGCAGGCCGGCAGTGAGAAGTCGGAGGCCTCGCCCCCTCCCTTAGAAGGAGCCTCGCTGAagagcccccctccctccctctgccgcCTGGATCACACCAGTCATTTCTCAAAAGACTTCCTGAGGACCATCTGCtacacccccacctcctcctccatgaGCTCCAACCTGACCCGGAGCTCCAGCAGCGACAGCATCCACAGCGTGCGCGGGAAGCCGGGGCTGGTGAAGCAGCGGACGCAGGAGATCGAGACGCGGCTCCGGCTGGCGGGCCTCACCGTCTCGTCCCCCCTGAAGCGCTCTCACTCTCTTGCCAAGCTCGGAAGCCTCAACTTCTCCACTGAAGACCTGTCCGGCGAGGCCGATGGGTCCACCCCTGCCGACTCCCAGGGCGCCAAGTTGAGCGCGTCTTCCTTCCTGCATgagccccaggcagccccacGGAACCCAGCTGCAGCCTCCAGACTGTCAGGGAAATCGGCCGCAGAAAACTTGAAAAGCCCCTCGTGGGCAAGCAAAAGCTGA
- the SSH1 gene encoding protein phosphatase Slingshot homolog 1 isoform X2, with translation MSVLSVMPDRNVQLQESIHGILEGMWIHLGKPDNSSLEITQRNSRAGLLEAGSDEDRKLNLSLSESFFMVKGAALFLQQGSSPQGQRSLQHPHKHAGDLPQHLQVMINLLRCEDRIKLAVRLESAWAERVRYMVVVDSSGRQDTEESILLGVDFSSKESKSCTIGMVLRLWSDTKIHLDGDGSALQVLHKACEVARRHNYFPGGVALIWATYYESCISSEQSCINEWNAMQDLESTRPDSPALFVDKPTERERTERLIKARLRSIMMSQDLENVTSKEIRNELEKQMNCNLKEFKEFIDNEMLLILGQMDKPSLIFDHLYLGSEWNASNLEELQGSGVDYILNVTREIDNFFPGLFAYHNIRVYDEETTDLLAHWNEAYHFINKAKRNHSKCLVHCKMGVSRSASTVIAYAMKEFGWPLEKAYNYVKQRRSIARPNAGFMRQLSEYEGILDASKQRHNKLWRQQTESCLQQPVDDPAEPGDFLPETLDGTPEAQLPCVDDAAPPGFPSSRPPGGPTLPCCFRRLSDPLLHSPSDETGNLVQLEDLERDALLEEAAQPAEAHKPARHPQEGPGLSEKEVKKKLEFGSPKARGGSLLQVEEVDKEEALGAGRWGRPPAQLDQNLLNRENLNNNNSKRSCPDDFEHDAIFGILNKVKPPYKSCADCMYPAARSAAEACGERRENPAAPAICTQPTFLPHLTSSPVAHTSGRSRALEKLTSGLTETPPLLPPAGSRPDASGSEAPASLLEPSRETPKALPKSLLLKNSHCDRSPPGVEAAKEESPPKKDAKPAKDLRLLFSKESEKPTASSYLMQHQESIIQLQKAGLVRKHTKELERLTVTPAEPASPLRDGPTSRLEASIPEESQDPAPGPQPGPPASPRQAGSEKSEASPPPLEGASLKSPPPSLCRLDHTSHFSKDFLRTICYTPTSSSMSSNLTRSSSSDSIHSVRGKPGLVKQRTQEIETRLRLAGLTVSSPLKRSHSLAKLGSLNFSTEDLSGEADGSTPADSQGAKLSASSFLHEPQAAPRNPAAASRLSGKSAAENLKSPSWASKS, from the exons GTGACTTGCCCCAACATCTTCAAGTAATGATCAACCTTCTGCGTTGTGAAGATAGAATCAAGCTG GCCGTGCGCCTGGAGAGCGCCTGGGCGGAGCGGGTCCGGTACATGGTGGTGGTGGACAGCAGCGGGCGCCAGGACACGGAGGAGAGCATCCTGCTGGGCGTCGACTTTTCCAGTAAGGAAAG TAAAAGCTGTACCATTGGGATGGTTCTCCGACTGTGGAGCGACACGAAAATCCACCTTGATGGAGACGG gTCTGCCCTGCAGGTCCTTCACAAGGCCTGCGAAGTGGCACGAAGGCACAACTACTTCCCCGGTGGTGTGGCTCTCATCTGGGCCACCTACTATGAGAGCTGCATCAGCTCTGAGCAGAGCTGCATCAACGAGTGGAACGCCATGCAGGACCTGGAGTCCACGCGGCCCGACTCCCCGGCCCTGTTTGTTGACAA GCCAACTGAAAGGGAAAGGACGGAGCGCCTCATCAAAGCCCGACTCCGGAGCATCATGATGAGCCAGGATCTGGAGAACGTGACCTCCAAAGAA ATCCGTAATGAATTAGAGAAACAGATGAACTGTAACTTGAAAGAATTCAAGGAATTCATAGACAACGAGATGCTCCTCATCCTGGGACAGATGGACAAGCCCTCCCTCATCTTTGATCATCTTTATCTT GGCTCTGAATGGAATGCGTCCAATCTGGAGGAACTGCAGGGCTCAGG TGTTGACTACATTTTAAATGTCACTAGAGAGatagataatttttttcctggcttATTTGCATATCATAACATCCGGGTCTACGATGAAGAGACAACAGACCTTCTTGCCCACTGGAACGAAGCGTACCATTTTATAAACAAGGCCAA GAGGAACCACTCCAAGTGCCTGGTACACTGCAAAATGGGGGTGAGCCGGTCTGCTTCCACGGTCATAGCCTACGCCATGAAGGAGTTCGGCTGGCCGCTGGAGAAGGCCTACAACTATGTGAAACAGAGACGCAGCATCGCGCGCCCCAACGCCGGCTTCATGAGGCAGCTGTCTGAGTATGAGGGCATCTTGGACGCGAG CAAACAACGGCACAACAAGCTGTGGCGCCAGCAGACCGAGAGCTGCCTGCAGCAGCCTGTGGATGACCCTGCGGAGCCAGGGGACTTCTTGCCAGAGACCCTGGATGGCACCCCGGAAGCCCAGTTGCCCTGCGTGGACGATGCTGCCCCGCCTGGCTTCCCGAGCAGCAGGCCCCCAGGAGGCCCCACTCTCCCATGCTGTTTCCGGCGACTCTCAGACCCCCTCCTGCACTCCCCCAGCGATGAGACTGGCAACTTGGTGCAGCTGGAGGATCTGGAGAGAGATGCTCTGTTGGAGGAAGCAGCCCAGCCAGCAGAGGCGCACAAGCCAGCCAGACATCCCCAGGAAGGTCCTGGACTCTCTGAGAAGGAAGTGAAGAAGAAACTAGAGTTTGGGAGCCCCAAAGCCCGGGGCGGCTCTTTGCTGCAGGTGGAGGAGGTGGACAAGGAGGAggccctgggagcagggaggtgggggcggCCCCCAGCCCAGCTCGATCAAAACCTGCTCAACCGGGAAAAcctaaataataacaacagcaagaGGAGCTGCCCGGATGACTTTGAG CACGACGCCATATTTGGGATCCTGAACAAAGTAAAGCCTCCCTACAAGTCCTGTGCCGACTGCATGTACCCTGCCGCCCGCAGTGCCGCTGAGGCCTGCGGGGAGCGACGCGAGAACCCCGCCGCACCGGCTATCTGCACCCAGCCCACCTTCCTGCCCCACCTCACGTCTTCCCCTGTGGCCCACACGTCCGGCCGGTCCCGAGCATTGGAGAAGCTGACCTCCGGCCTGACCGAGACGCCCCCATTGCTGCCACCAGCAGGCTCGAGGCCAGATGCCAGTGGCTCAGAGGCACCAGCTAGCCTTTTGGAACCTTCTAGAGAGACCCCAAAAGCCCTGCCGAAGTCCCTCCTTTTGAAGAATTCTCACTGTGATAGGAGCCCTCCGGGTGTGGAAGCAGCGAAAGAAGAATCGCCACCCAAGAAAGATGCGAAGCCGGCCAAGGACCTGCGGCTCCTGTTCAGTAAAGAATCCGAGAAACCAACCGCCAGCAGCTACTTGATGCAGCACCAGGAGTCCATCATCCAGCTGCAGAAGGCGGGCCTGGTCCGCAAGCACACCAAAGAGCTGGAGAGGTTAACGGTCACACCTGCGGAGCCCGCGTCTCCCCTCAGGGACGGCCCCACCAGCAGGCTGGAGGCCAGCATCCCCGAGGAGAGCCAGGACCCAGCTCCTGGCCCTCAGCCAGGGCCCCCGGCTTCGCCCAGGCAGGCCGGCAGTGAGAAGTCGGAGGCCTCGCCCCCTCCCTTAGAAGGAGCCTCGCTGAagagcccccctccctccctctgccgcCTGGATCACACCAGTCATTTCTCAAAAGACTTCCTGAGGACCATCTGCtacacccccacctcctcctccatgaGCTCCAACCTGACCCGGAGCTCCAGCAGCGACAGCATCCACAGCGTGCGCGGGAAGCCGGGGCTGGTGAAGCAGCGGACGCAGGAGATCGAGACGCGGCTCCGGCTGGCGGGCCTCACCGTCTCGTCCCCCCTGAAGCGCTCTCACTCTCTTGCCAAGCTCGGAAGCCTCAACTTCTCCACTGAAGACCTGTCCGGCGAGGCCGATGGGTCCACCCCTGCCGACTCCCAGGGCGCCAAGTTGAGCGCGTCTTCCTTCCTGCATgagccccaggcagccccacGGAACCCAGCTGCAGCCTCCAGACTGTCAGGGAAATCGGCCGCAGAAAACTTGAAAAGCCCCTCGTGGGCAAGCAAAAGCTGA
- the SSH1 gene encoding protein phosphatase Slingshot homolog 1 isoform X1: MSVLSVMPDRNVQLQESIHGILEGMWIHLGKPDNSSLEITQRNSRAGLLEAGSDEDRKLNLSLSESFFMVKGAALFLQQGSSPQGQRSLQHPHKHAGDLPQHLQVMINLLRCEDRIKLAVRLESAWAERVRYMVVVDSSGRQDTEESILLGVDFSSKESKSCTIGMVLRLWSDTKIHLDGDGGFSVSTAGRMHVFKPVSVQAMWSALQVLHKACEVARRHNYFPGGVALIWATYYESCISSEQSCINEWNAMQDLESTRPDSPALFVDKPTERERTERLIKARLRSIMMSQDLENVTSKEIRNELEKQMNCNLKEFKEFIDNEMLLILGQMDKPSLIFDHLYLGSEWNASNLEELQGSGVDYILNVTREIDNFFPGLFAYHNIRVYDEETTDLLAHWNEAYHFINKAKRNHSKCLVHCKMGVSRSASTVIAYAMKEFGWPLEKAYNYVKQRRSIARPNAGFMRQLSEYEGILDASKQRHNKLWRQQTESCLQQPVDDPAEPGDFLPETLDGTPEAQLPCVDDAAPPGFPSSRPPGGPTLPCCFRRLSDPLLHSPSDETGNLVQLEDLERDALLEEAAQPAEAHKPARHPQEGPGLSEKEVKKKLEFGSPKARGGSLLQVEEVDKEEALGAGRWGRPPAQLDQNLLNRENLNNNNSKRSCPDDFEHDAIFGILNKVKPPYKSCADCMYPAARSAAEACGERRENPAAPAICTQPTFLPHLTSSPVAHTSGRSRALEKLTSGLTETPPLLPPAGSRPDASGSEAPASLLEPSRETPKALPKSLLLKNSHCDRSPPGVEAAKEESPPKKDAKPAKDLRLLFSKESEKPTASSYLMQHQESIIQLQKAGLVRKHTKELERLTVTPAEPASPLRDGPTSRLEASIPEESQDPAPGPQPGPPASPRQAGSEKSEASPPPLEGASLKSPPPSLCRLDHTSHFSKDFLRTICYTPTSSSMSSNLTRSSSSDSIHSVRGKPGLVKQRTQEIETRLRLAGLTVSSPLKRSHSLAKLGSLNFSTEDLSGEADGSTPADSQGAKLSASSFLHEPQAAPRNPAAASRLSGKSAAENLKSPSWASKS; encoded by the exons GTGACTTGCCCCAACATCTTCAAGTAATGATCAACCTTCTGCGTTGTGAAGATAGAATCAAGCTG GCCGTGCGCCTGGAGAGCGCCTGGGCGGAGCGGGTCCGGTACATGGTGGTGGTGGACAGCAGCGGGCGCCAGGACACGGAGGAGAGCATCCTGCTGGGCGTCGACTTTTCCAGTAAGGAAAG TAAAAGCTGTACCATTGGGATGGTTCTCCGACTGTGGAGCGACACGAAAATCCACCTTGATGGAGACGG CGGGTTCAGTGTCAGCACAGCAGGCAGGATGCACGTGTTCAAGCCCGTGTCTGTCCAGGCCATGTG gTCTGCCCTGCAGGTCCTTCACAAGGCCTGCGAAGTGGCACGAAGGCACAACTACTTCCCCGGTGGTGTGGCTCTCATCTGGGCCACCTACTATGAGAGCTGCATCAGCTCTGAGCAGAGCTGCATCAACGAGTGGAACGCCATGCAGGACCTGGAGTCCACGCGGCCCGACTCCCCGGCCCTGTTTGTTGACAA GCCAACTGAAAGGGAAAGGACGGAGCGCCTCATCAAAGCCCGACTCCGGAGCATCATGATGAGCCAGGATCTGGAGAACGTGACCTCCAAAGAA ATCCGTAATGAATTAGAGAAACAGATGAACTGTAACTTGAAAGAATTCAAGGAATTCATAGACAACGAGATGCTCCTCATCCTGGGACAGATGGACAAGCCCTCCCTCATCTTTGATCATCTTTATCTT GGCTCTGAATGGAATGCGTCCAATCTGGAGGAACTGCAGGGCTCAGG TGTTGACTACATTTTAAATGTCACTAGAGAGatagataatttttttcctggcttATTTGCATATCATAACATCCGGGTCTACGATGAAGAGACAACAGACCTTCTTGCCCACTGGAACGAAGCGTACCATTTTATAAACAAGGCCAA GAGGAACCACTCCAAGTGCCTGGTACACTGCAAAATGGGGGTGAGCCGGTCTGCTTCCACGGTCATAGCCTACGCCATGAAGGAGTTCGGCTGGCCGCTGGAGAAGGCCTACAACTATGTGAAACAGAGACGCAGCATCGCGCGCCCCAACGCCGGCTTCATGAGGCAGCTGTCTGAGTATGAGGGCATCTTGGACGCGAG CAAACAACGGCACAACAAGCTGTGGCGCCAGCAGACCGAGAGCTGCCTGCAGCAGCCTGTGGATGACCCTGCGGAGCCAGGGGACTTCTTGCCAGAGACCCTGGATGGCACCCCGGAAGCCCAGTTGCCCTGCGTGGACGATGCTGCCCCGCCTGGCTTCCCGAGCAGCAGGCCCCCAGGAGGCCCCACTCTCCCATGCTGTTTCCGGCGACTCTCAGACCCCCTCCTGCACTCCCCCAGCGATGAGACTGGCAACTTGGTGCAGCTGGAGGATCTGGAGAGAGATGCTCTGTTGGAGGAAGCAGCCCAGCCAGCAGAGGCGCACAAGCCAGCCAGACATCCCCAGGAAGGTCCTGGACTCTCTGAGAAGGAAGTGAAGAAGAAACTAGAGTTTGGGAGCCCCAAAGCCCGGGGCGGCTCTTTGCTGCAGGTGGAGGAGGTGGACAAGGAGGAggccctgggagcagggaggtgggggcggCCCCCAGCCCAGCTCGATCAAAACCTGCTCAACCGGGAAAAcctaaataataacaacagcaagaGGAGCTGCCCGGATGACTTTGAG CACGACGCCATATTTGGGATCCTGAACAAAGTAAAGCCTCCCTACAAGTCCTGTGCCGACTGCATGTACCCTGCCGCCCGCAGTGCCGCTGAGGCCTGCGGGGAGCGACGCGAGAACCCCGCCGCACCGGCTATCTGCACCCAGCCCACCTTCCTGCCCCACCTCACGTCTTCCCCTGTGGCCCACACGTCCGGCCGGTCCCGAGCATTGGAGAAGCTGACCTCCGGCCTGACCGAGACGCCCCCATTGCTGCCACCAGCAGGCTCGAGGCCAGATGCCAGTGGCTCAGAGGCACCAGCTAGCCTTTTGGAACCTTCTAGAGAGACCCCAAAAGCCCTGCCGAAGTCCCTCCTTTTGAAGAATTCTCACTGTGATAGGAGCCCTCCGGGTGTGGAAGCAGCGAAAGAAGAATCGCCACCCAAGAAAGATGCGAAGCCGGCCAAGGACCTGCGGCTCCTGTTCAGTAAAGAATCCGAGAAACCAACCGCCAGCAGCTACTTGATGCAGCACCAGGAGTCCATCATCCAGCTGCAGAAGGCGGGCCTGGTCCGCAAGCACACCAAAGAGCTGGAGAGGTTAACGGTCACACCTGCGGAGCCCGCGTCTCCCCTCAGGGACGGCCCCACCAGCAGGCTGGAGGCCAGCATCCCCGAGGAGAGCCAGGACCCAGCTCCTGGCCCTCAGCCAGGGCCCCCGGCTTCGCCCAGGCAGGCCGGCAGTGAGAAGTCGGAGGCCTCGCCCCCTCCCTTAGAAGGAGCCTCGCTGAagagcccccctccctccctctgccgcCTGGATCACACCAGTCATTTCTCAAAAGACTTCCTGAGGACCATCTGCtacacccccacctcctcctccatgaGCTCCAACCTGACCCGGAGCTCCAGCAGCGACAGCATCCACAGCGTGCGCGGGAAGCCGGGGCTGGTGAAGCAGCGGACGCAGGAGATCGAGACGCGGCTCCGGCTGGCGGGCCTCACCGTCTCGTCCCCCCTGAAGCGCTCTCACTCTCTTGCCAAGCTCGGAAGCCTCAACTTCTCCACTGAAGACCTGTCCGGCGAGGCCGATGGGTCCACCCCTGCCGACTCCCAGGGCGCCAAGTTGAGCGCGTCTTCCTTCCTGCATgagccccaggcagccccacGGAACCCAGCTGCAGCCTCCAGACTGTCAGGGAAATCGGCCGCAGAAAACTTGAAAAGCCCCTCGTGGGCAAGCAAAAGCTGA